agaggaagaatgctgagtccaatcattttcttcatgtacCGGCATGAACGCTGAGTCATTAAGAAGACGGAGAGACAACTGCCgagaagagttgcagctgccaacgaaagctgcagatgaagatctAGAGGCCTCACGAAGACCTAGACCACCCAAACGAACTGGAAGAGTTGCCTGTTTTCATGCCAGGTCAGAGACCGAAGAAGAGGATAAAGCCTCTAAACTGTGATGAAGACCACTGTCAAACTGCATCAATACATCATTGATCTTGAAGCCAGGAACCGTTCTAATGATGTGATTCAGCTTGCAAAGGCTCAAACAGCTCcggagaagatgaagctccACCTGAGGATCCTCTAAAGCTGTCAAACGGTCCTGCCAATCCAAAATCTTGtccattttatttatttatttatatatttatatatttatttatatatttatttatatatttatttatatatttatttatatatttatttatatatttatttatatatttatttatatatttatttatttatttatttatttatatatatttatttatatatatatttatttatttatatatttatttatatatttatttatttatttatatatttattgatatatttatttatttatttatttatatatttatatatatttatatatttatttatttatttatttatttatttatatatatttatatatttatttatttatttatatttatatatttatttatttatttatttatatatttattgatatatttatttatttatttatttatatatttatatatatttatatatttatttatttatttatttatttatttatatatatttatatatttatttatttatttatttatatttatatatttatttatttatttatttatatatttatttatttatatatttatttatttattatttatttatttatatatttatatatatttatttatttatttatttatttatatatatttatttatttatttatttatatatttatttatttatatatttatatttatttatttatttatttatttatttatatatatttatatatttatttatttatttatttatatttatatatttatttatttatttatttatatatttatatatttatttatttatatatttatttatttatttatatatatttatatatttatttacatatttatatatttttttatttatacgTAAACTTAGACAATCTTTTAAAGACAATAGTATGGGCTTcacatttattttaaattgCATGTTGTCATTTCATATTGCACATGCATTTGACATCAGACATTGGattgtctttctatttgtgcacaactgtatttttatttactaCTTGGTCataattttttgtgttttcaGTATCTTCATGTTCAGTGAGTGTTAAATTATTGGTTTGTGCTTGCTTGTTAGCCTTCTCATCTATCCATCTATTCACCGGTCAGTATGTGTTTGTGGTCTATACAACTGCATGTTTTTATACATTTATAAACACATtctgtgtacagtgtagtttaCAGCAgtacatgttgttgttgttgttgttgttgttgttgtttaatGCTTGGTTTCGTGATTTTCTAGAGGGAAAAAGTCTTTCATTGCAGCAAAGACGTTATCTGTGCTGGAGCTCAAAGAGTATTTCAAGGAGTCCATTGAAACGTTTCAGATGAAAGGCAAATCTGCTGGCTGCAATGTTCAAGAAAATCAGGTCGAGAGTTTAACTCAGAAGACAGCAGGACTGCAGCTAATCAACAGGAAAAGGGCAATCACTGACTTGACAGTAAGTTGCAACTGATAGAGATGGAAGTGTGAGTGTATACTTTGTCtctttgattttgattttttgttgttgtaacttCCAACTATACTAAATACACGATGAAGATTGAATTTAATGATTTGAAATTCTAGAATTGTTTATGCTGTTTGTAGTTTAAAAATCACTTTTAAGTTGTGGATGTGTAGAACAGTGATATTGTACTGATCAAATATGAGTcaaggctgtgtgtgtgtgtgtgtgtgtgtgtgtgtgtgtgtgtgtgtgtgtgtgtgtgtgtgtgtgtgtgtgtgtgtgtgtgtagtgtagcTTATGTATAATTTGTTTGACTAAACATCCTCACAACATATGGTCATAAACTGTTATTGACTATTGCCAATCAACAACTGGTTGTACTACTATAGAACATGTACTGATGATCATTTTGGGGTTGTGATGGATTGTCACAAAATGACAACCTTGATATTGAAACCAAGTAATTCCAAGTCTAATGTAGAAACAGTAGCCTCAATGCTGTGGCACAAAGCGGTTAATATTTGATCTCTTATCTTCTGTTCTACTAGGAAAACAGCTTTCATCACGAAGAGAGCACCACCTCTCCGGATAAACGTTTGTACTCCAAACGTCTGGCAAGGCGAGCTTTAGAAAGAATGGGAGCAGTGAGTATAACCAACGATACATGTACATTGTGTTACACCATCGTTACATAATAGTattgcattttgtgttgtagccACCTCCAGCTGATTGTACTCATGACTCAGAACTGATGGACAGTCAACCAAAACGACGTAAACAAAGCATCAGTAAGAAAGCAATTCGAGTGTGACTGTTGTGAGACGACATACCATTGAAGGTGATAGAGTGAGGTGAATATAGAAGGATTATTGTCTGTTGTCAGGTATATTAGGATACAGTTATAGTACACACCAAGGACACATACAGTTATCAGACATCTTACCATTTTCCATGCATGATATAAGTTATGCTTGCTGCTTTACCATTCACTTTGAGCATCACTAGATTTCATATGACTATGTCCTCTTCGCATTCTCATAACAGAATTCTGGCTGGCtgatatactgtatgtgtagTAGTGGGAATGGTTGCCAGACGTGTGATGTTGATTTTGTTTTAATGTAGAATTTAGAGTGCATGGTCAATGGAGGGTCTATTACAAGTATATGTCTACTTGTACATGAAGAAAGATCTGTTGAGCAGTTTTTGCTTTTCCTTGCACAAACACACGTTGGGCTGTGGGTACAGTCAGACTGCTTTACTAAACAGTGATAATGGTGGTTGGAAAAGTAGTAGAACTTGTGAAGTACATTGAAGTGTTCACATCTGAACAAGATTTGTCACCAAACTGTGTGATTGACTTTCAGCAAGTTCAAACTTTGTTTTACTCAGCAGTCATTAGTGGCTGTAAAAATGCAATCAATTGTGACATTTGCTGTCCATCACATACTGCGCTACAAAGGCATTTCCAGCTTACAACAATTACAGATACAAAGCAACGACTAAAAGCAGACGGTTAAGAAAATATAACGACAATATCCCACATACGTCAttccttccctccctcccttgcCCTAGTAATGCTTGTTAGAGCAGCAGTCCAATTCTGTAGGTGCCTCTATTTTCACCTTAGGAATGCATGAAATCAACAAGATACATGTCCTCCTCGCCTTCCAAGTTTCCTTTAACAGTCCTTCTTCCTCCAATTGATCTGTATGAATCAACTGACTTTTGGTTGATCAGAATGGTGAAAGCCATCTCAGCAGTTGGTCGTTCAGCAGGTCTATCATGTGTCATTTGCAAGCACATATCCAACAGATCAGGATTTTTGATCTTTCGTATTTGATTTTGCCTCTCTGCAGGAATTGGTGACAGACCCGTAAACAACTCAGTCAGGGTCACACCCAGACTATAAACATCAGACTCTCGTGTGCTGCGAGCTGACCTACCATCACTGCGAGGAAATTTCTCAGGTGCACAATATTCAGGACTCAGAGCACCTAGAGACGTGCTGCTGTTGATCATGTGACTTGCACCAAGATCACCCACTTTAGCTACCATATCACGAGTGATCATCACATTGGTAGTACGGATATCACAATGAACATAAGGCTGAGGACGCAGGCGATGCATATACGTAATGGCAGCAGTGGTATCTGTAGCTACGTCGATCTGCTCTCGGAATGACAGATAGCAATGGTAGCTCTTTGAAGCATGTGCTGCCTTCATTAGATCACTAAGTGAGCCTTGAAGAAGCTCCATCACAATTTGGACAGGAATTTCATTCTTCATCACACCACCATAGATAGGGACGAGGTTGGGATGATGCAACTGACTGCAGATGGTCAGTTCTCTCTTGAAAACTGGTGCCAGTTGAGGAAGCCTCAGATTCTCATGAAacgttttgacagcaacagGGACATCACACCAGTGACCCACttgaacaacaaaagagaatACACATGGTAGCTTACAACTTCATGCAAATGTGCATAACAATCTAGTTTCAGTTGGGGGCCCAAATTTGCCTCTGAGAGTGTCACACTAAACAGCAATTAGGCCAAACATATTCAATTAGTCATACATGTAATACAGCAAAGTAAAACAGTGAATTCtaactacaacaacatcagTAGAAGACAGCTATCCCTTGCAATACAACCCAGTTACAACTAAGAAATTTCTAGGGGATGTGCCTATGTGCCCCTGGTTCCCTATAAAGTATTGCCTACAAATTCATTGACTGAGTTGTTTTTCCTTCTCTTCAAGAGCCTTTTCAGCAATTTTCTTCCTGtcatataagagaaaagacactagttagttaaacagtcactctcatgtcacactacactaacacacaagacacatcaccaattcctctactatcctcatgcacttaccaattcatcacatttcacaataattacttgttgtaataaattgaattaagataaacaagacacattgatatctattagttaaacatgccaacaatctcatttcttgcaAGTCACATTTGTAATTCAGTAACAGCACTGCAACGATAGCTTTCGAAGCACTGAAATTCAAAGTGACAGAAAATAAaacgtacacaaacacatgtacatgtacgtgcacacacacacacacacacatacacacacacacacacacacacacacacacacacacacacacaacaaatgacataacaaagaaacacaataGGTAACAAAATGATTAGACAAAATAGTGCTAATCACTCGGCTGCTAGCTTAGGTTGCAAGAATGcatatacactgtacatgtaagtCAAGTAGTAATGAAATCAGGTAGTTACTCTGGACAGTCATGATCAtgcataaatatattatttcaCTAATCCACATTCACGTCAGACGATTACGCCGTGAGCTGAATGTTGTACAAACAATGCTTAGCTATGCTTGGTCAGTGCCCTTTTTTCAAGTCACTCAATTTTTTTACAAACTGGATTCATTTGGTACATTGTAATACAATTACAAGTTCAGTTGACTCGTGACTACTGATCTGAGTTCTTTGCTCACTGCATGTGTGATTGGCAGTTCTACTTGAATGTTGAAGCAGATAAAATTGAAGTGCACGtgctcgcacacacacacacacacacacacacacacacacacacacacacacacttgcccAGAACAGCCGAAATAATGCATTGCAAGGACGAAGGTTAGATAGATGACTGAGAAAGATGGTGTATTTATcttttgtgatttgttccaTGGAAGATGGGCTATAATCACATGTAGACCTATACACCAGTATGTAAATTCTTCAACAACATTAGTAACAGGTATTAAATGTATTctatatgttaattgttttatttgaacacaacaaatacataaatactGAATCAATAGGAACAGCAACATTGGTACTGTTATATTATGTAGTTGGGTAtacctgctgctgctgctgttgctgctgttgctgctgctgttgctgctgttgctgctgctgttgctgctgttgctgctgctgttgctgctgctgttgctccTGCTCGTGCCGCTATATACAAGACAACTACTACACAAATGACAGCTATGCCATACAACTTAAAAGCATGCAAATATATCATCAGATCAGCTGGCATGATAATTAACATCAGCAATAAACAATTAGTGCatgtgctgcattccaatttcCAATCAGTTGGTTAGTCTTGTGTAGCTAGACCTTTCCCTGCCACGTCATACTTCTGGGCGGTGGGAAAGGAAGCacctggctacgcgagactagggtTAACAAGTAATAAAGGAGAACTAAAGtcctaaaccctcggctgctgGCTTAGGCTATGGATCAGCTGCTGCACACATAGGTGCACATACAAGACCAGTGCTCGAAGTAAGGTTTCAACGTTGTCCGGACATGTAGTCTCACGTAggcagcccctcccccttttgatatcaaaagtcatcccctccccttttgatatcaaaagttATCCCCCTTTTTGATATTAAAAGGGGGAGAggctggctacgcaagactaaaattttaaattgattgGACTTCACAGCTAGAATTGGTTCAAGCATATTTTCCATCGTAACTAACTTACTCAGGAGCATCAAAACCtgattttaatttgtttggtaTAACGAGCGTTAATAAAAAAGGCAGCCAAATTTAACATGTTGAGTGCAAAAGATCAGTGTCACCATGCCTTATGATATCCATAAacagtcaacagctacatGAGCACAGAAGTTCAGTAAGGTATCACAAAAGCTGAGGCAATTTTTTGCCATTCTAGAAAGACACAACAGTGGGAATAATTTCTTCAATAATACAACGACACTAGACAAGACATTTTAGAGCAGTCCAGCCATAGGAAGACCAGTTATGGTCTATAAACAGTACTAAGTATCCACAAGTCAATGGGAGTTTGAGATAGAAGTCAGACTAAAATGGTCTCCCACAGATTGTTTTACATTTACATAACCTCATTCTGTTGTAGTATGACCTCTAATGGACAGTTttggatatcacttaacatctgcgtgtg
The DNA window shown above is from Corticium candelabrum chromosome 13, ooCorCand1.1, whole genome shotgun sequence and carries:
- the LOC134188642 gene encoding uncharacterized protein LOC134188642; the encoded protein is MFGLIAVYCKLPCVFSFVVQVGHWCDVPVAVKTFHENLRLPQLAPVFKRELTICSQLHHPNLVPIYGGVMKNEIPVQIVMELLQGSLSDLMKAAHASKSYHCYLSFREQIDVATDTTAAITYMHRLRPQPYVHCDIRTTNVMITRDMVAKVGDLGASHMINSSTSLGALSPEYCAPEKFPRSDGRSARSTRESDVYSLGVTLTELFTGLSPIPAERQNQIRKIKNPDLLDMCLQMTHDRPAERPTAEMAFTILINQKSVDSYRSIGGRRTVKGNLEGEEDMYLVDFMHS